From Medicago truncatula cultivar Jemalong A17 chromosome 7, MtrunA17r5.0-ANR, whole genome shotgun sequence, a single genomic window includes:
- the LOC11432560 gene encoding non-specific lipid-transfer protein 2, translated as MASSILVKVTCLAMICLVLSIPLANAVITCPDADITLKSCLPYVAHPTQWPPLECCTAVLGLTARAVTREDRQAVCKCLLGLMNGIPGLDLTAFAAVPILCAANIGYIIRPNMDCNSVP; from the exons ATGGCTAGTTCAATCCTTGTCAAGGTTACTTGTTTGGCTATGATATGCTTGGTTTTGAGCATTCCACTAGCCAATGCTGTCATTACATGTCCTGATGCGGACATAACTTTAAAGTCATGCCTTCCGTACGTAGCACACCCAACTCAATGGCCCCCTCTAGAATGTTGCACTGCGGTTCTCGGCCTAACTGCCCGAGCTGTAACTCGCGAAGATCGTCAAGCGGTTTGCAAATGCCTTTTAGGCCTTATGAATGGCATACCTGGGCTCGATCTTACCGCCTTTGCTGCCGTCCCTATTCTCTGTGCTGCTAACATAGGCTATATTATTCGCCCTAACATGGACTGCAACTC GGTACCCTAG
- the LOC11426656 gene encoding non-specific lipid-transfer protein 1, which produces MGTITHSFASSKIVELHFLFQNFQIMASSMLVKVTCLAMICLVLGIPLANAVITCPDTDITLTACLSYVAYPNPPPPQPCCDAVLDVTAQARTREDRQAVCSCLKGLMIGIPGLDLTALAALPKVCGANIGYEISPGMDCSKIN; this is translated from the exons ATGGGCACCATAACACATTCATTCGCCTCTTCCAAAATAGTTGAATTACATTTCCTCTTCCAAAATTTCCAAATCATGGCTAGTTCAATGCTTGTCAAGGTTACTTGTTTGGCTATGATATGCTTGGTTTTGGGCATTCCACTAGCCAATGCTGTCATTACATGTCCTGATACGGATATAACTTTAACGGCATGCCTTTCGTACGTAGCATACCCAAATCCACCTCCCCCTCAACCATGTTGCGATGCAGTTCTCGATGTAACTGCCCAAGCCAGAACTCGCGAAGATCGTCAAGCTGTTTGCAGTTGCCTCAAAGGCCTTATGATCGGCATACCTGGACTCGATCTTACCGCCTTGGCTGCCCTCCCTAAAGTCTGTGGTGCTAACATAGGCTATGAGATTAGCCCTGGCATGGACTGCAGCAA GATAAACTAG